The Trichosurus vulpecula isolate mTriVul1 chromosome 4, mTriVul1.pri, whole genome shotgun sequence genome contains a region encoding:
- the LOC118847683 gene encoding Fc receptor-like protein 4: MLLWALLLILGLFSRQASFAKKAVVHLSPPWTTIFQGEKVTLTCHGFNSSKPGTTWWYKNQRWQNKWSTNSVETNQTGKYACQTEDSDLSDPVNLIVSSGPLILQTPYSIFEGETLVLRCQRQHNVKITDVSYYKDEKKLFYPPKSSDISISIPQINLNYSGNYHCTAVFPDNYFYKKKSSKTVEVQVQELFPPPELQTTTSEPTEGTSVTLRCETQLPPQRSDTKLHFSFFRDGRVIASGWKKSQVLPAIWREDSGSYWCEAKAMTQNIQKQSNRMKISVKSNPISGIIMETQPSGGQVSEGEKLVLICSIAQGTGNITFSWHREGINTSLGEKTRRSLKEKFVLSAVNESDAGKYYCTANNGISTFSSQRVNVTVQRRSLFFQVSSSKKIGPLALGLIVTQFILVVLSASALLLFFGPWNKPDTPWRHCGSSSRPPQ, translated from the exons GTTTGTTCAGCAGACAAGCTT CTTTTGCAAAGAAAGCCGTGGTGCACCTCAGCCCTCCGTGGACCACTATCTTCCAAGGGGAGAAAGTGACTCTGACTTGCCATGGATTCAACTCCTCCAAACCAGGGACAACATGGTGGTACAAAAACCAACGATGGCAAAATAAATGGTCTACAAACAGTGTTGAGACTAATCAGACTGGAAAGTACGCATGCCAGACCGAGGACTCAGATCTCAGTGACCCTGTGAACCTGATAGTTTCTTCTG GTCCACTGATCCTGCAGACCCCATATTCCATATTTGAAGGAGAAACATTGGTCCTGAGATGCCAAAGACAGCATAATGTGAAAATCACAGACGTCTCATActataaagatgaaaagaaattgtTTTATCCCCCTAAAAGCTCTGATATCTCCATTTCCATCccacaaattaatttaaattacaGTGGCAACTATCACTGCACAGCAGTTTTTCCAGATAACtacttttataagaaaaaaagttcaaaaacagTAGAGGTCCAAGTCCAAG AACTGTTTCCACCTCCTGAGCTGCAAACCACAACTTCAGAGCCCACTGAGGGGACCTCAGTGACCCTGAGATGTGAGACCCAGCTCCCTCCACAGAGGTCAGACACCAAGCTGCACTTCTCCTTCTTCAGAGATGGCAGGGTCATTGCATCAGGCTGGAAGAAGTCTCAGGTACTCCCAGCCATCTGGAGGGAAGACTCAGGGTCATACTGGTGTGAGGCAAAAGCCATGACTCAGAATATTCAGAAACAGAGCAACCGCATGAAGATCAGTGTGAAAA GTAACCCCATCTCTGGCATCATCATGGAGACCCAGCCCTCTGGGGGGCAGGTGAGTGAAGGAGAGAAACTGGTCCTCATCTGCTCAATAGCTCAGGGCACAGGGAACATCACATTCTCCTGGCACAGAGAGGGCATTAACACAAGCCTGGGAGAGAAGACTCGACGTTCTCTGAAGGAGAAGTTTGTGCTGTCTGCTgtgaatgagagtgatgcagggaAGTATTACTGTACTGCTAACAATGGCATCAGCACCTTCAGCAGCCAGAGAGTGAATGTCACCGTGCAAA GAAGAAGTCTCTTCTTCCAAGTCAGCTCAAGCAAAAAGATTGGCCCCTTGGCCCTTGGACTGATTGTGACCCAGTTCATTTTGGTTGTCCTCTCCGCTTCTGCACTTCTACTTTTCTTTGGACCTTGGAATAAGCCAG ACACACCTTGGAGACATTGCGGGTCCAGTTCCAGACCACCTCAATAA